TCACCATGGGAGCGCGACCCATCGCCATTTTAGATTCCCTGCGCTTCGGCAATCTAGAAAATCCCCGCAGCCGCCAAATTTTCAACGGCGTTGTAGAAGGCATCAGCCACTACGGCAACTGCGTCGGCGTTCCCACCGTCGGCGGCGAAGTATATTTCGACCCCGCCTACGCTGGCAATCCCCTGGTCAACGCCATGGCAATCGGCATTATGGAAACCCCCGATGTCATCAAAGCCGGTGCTTCCGGTGTGGGCAATCCCGTTCTCTATGTCGGGTCTACCACTGGCAGAGACGGCATGGGAGGGGCTAGTTTTGCCAGTTCCGAACTCAGCGAAGAATCGGAAAGCGATCGCCCAGCAGTGCAAGTCGGCGACCCCTTCCTAGAAAAATCCCTCATCGAAGCCTGTTTGGAAGCATACCACACCGGTGCCGTCGTTGCCGCTCAAGACATGGGCGCTGCCGGTCTTACCTGTTCCACCTCCGAAATGGCAGCCAAAGGCGGCGTTGGCGTAGAATTAGATCTCGATCGCATTCCCATCCGGGAAACCGGCATGGTGCCCTACGAATTTCTGCTATCCGAATCCCAAGAAAGGATGCTCTTCGTCGTCGAACAAGGCAGAGAAACAGAACTCATCGAAATATTCCAACGTTGGGGCTTGCATGCCGTCGTCGCTGGCAAAGTTATTGCCGAACCCATCGTTCGTATTCTCTATCAAGGCACCGTCGCTGCCGAAATGACCGCTGCTGCCTTAGCGGAAGATACCCCCGTCTACCAGCGAGACATCCTTTCCGAACCTCCCGCCTACATCCAACAAGCTGCCGAATGGTCGCCGAATCATCTTCCCACCGCCCAAACCACCGGCATCGACATCAACGGTCAGTTCCACACTTGGAACCAAATCCTGCAGCAACTGCTGGATACTCCCTCGGTTGCCTCCAAACGTTGGATTTATCGCCAGTACGACCATCAAGTTCAAAACAATACGATTATTTTTCCCGGCAGTGCCGATGCCGCCGTCATTCGCTTGCGAGGTGCCAATCCCTCTGGCAATCCCGAACAGTTCAAACGCGGTTTGGCTGCCACCACCGACTGTAACGGTCGCTACGTACACCTCGACCCCTACGAAGGAGCCAAATTCGCCGTTGCCGAAGCCGCGCGCAATATTAGCTGTGTTGGTGCGGAACCTATCGCCATCACCGACAATCTCAACTTTGGTAGCCCGGAAAAACCCGTTGGTTACTGGCAACTGGCTTCTGCCTGTCGCGGAATTGCCGAAGCCTGTGAAGCTTTGCAAACGCCGGTAACTGGTGGTAATGTTTCCCTTTACAACGAAACTCTGGATGCCAACAACAATCCTACTCCTATCTATCCCACCCCTGTCATTGGCATGGTGGGTATGGTAGAAGACATTACC
This is a stretch of genomic DNA from Geitlerinema sp. PCC 9228. It encodes these proteins:
- the purL gene encoding phosphoribosylformylglycinamidine synthase subunit PurL, which gives rise to MSTLSSAPFSAEEIAAEGIKPDEYEEIVKRLGRHPNRAELGMFGVMWSEHCCYKNSRPLLKQFPTKSDRILIGPGENAGVVDMGDGLRVAFKIESHNHPSAIEPFQGAATGVGGILRDIFTMGARPIAILDSLRFGNLENPRSRQIFNGVVEGISHYGNCVGVPTVGGEVYFDPAYAGNPLVNAMAIGIMETPDVIKAGASGVGNPVLYVGSTTGRDGMGGASFASSELSEESESDRPAVQVGDPFLEKSLIEACLEAYHTGAVVAAQDMGAAGLTCSTSEMAAKGGVGVELDLDRIPIRETGMVPYEFLLSESQERMLFVVEQGRETELIEIFQRWGLHAVVAGKVIAEPIVRILYQGTVAAEMTAAALAEDTPVYQRDILSEPPAYIQQAAEWSPNHLPTAQTTGIDINGQFHTWNQILQQLLDTPSVASKRWIYRQYDHQVQNNTIIFPGSADAAVIRLRGANPSGNPEQFKRGLAATTDCNGRYVHLDPYEGAKFAVAEAARNISCVGAEPIAITDNLNFGSPEKPVGYWQLASACRGIAEACEALQTPVTGGNVSLYNETLDANNNPTPIYPTPVIGMVGMVEDITQACQLGWQTAGDAIYLLGYITPNREQVTLGGSEYLATIHNTVAGKPPRVDLELEKQVTQACRHGIRQNWLHSAHDCAEGGLAVALAEACIASNLGATVTLDAENSAIRPDELLFAEAGARILVSVPLSQANAWESYLQTQLGTAWCRLGEVTNGNLQIVTKSGDSLLDITVSEMQTTYENAIARRL